One window of the Pseudofrankia sp. DC12 genome contains the following:
- a CDS encoding IclR family transcriptional regulator gives MEQRNPSPGLDAAGASSGVGVLDKAALVLAAVEEGPVSLGELVARTRLSRATAHRLAVALETHRLVARDSAGRFVAGPRLAAGSAVAALWPLPWRLLQAAPEVLAELRDSTGESTQLYVRRGAQRVCVAASEHDSGLRDTVPVGAILPMTAGSGAQVLLAFAAPDETAPGGRAGAGMPGQSGVRPPAERAFDEDVLAQVRARGWAQSAGEREAGLASVSAPVRDAAGCVVAALSMSGPDGRLTRSPGELFGVTVATAADRLSAIAGYAATNNPRATERVTGGTSATPGTTPDGLSADAKA, from the coding sequence ATGGAACAGCGTAACCCCTCGCCCGGCCTGGACGCCGCCGGGGCGAGCAGCGGTGTCGGCGTGCTGGACAAGGCGGCACTCGTGCTCGCGGCCGTCGAGGAGGGCCCGGTTTCCCTGGGCGAGCTGGTCGCCCGCACCCGGCTCTCCCGGGCGACGGCGCACCGGCTGGCCGTGGCCCTGGAGACGCACCGGCTGGTCGCCCGCGACAGCGCCGGGCGGTTCGTCGCCGGGCCCCGGCTCGCCGCCGGCTCGGCGGTCGCCGCGCTGTGGCCGCTGCCCTGGCGGCTGCTGCAGGCCGCGCCCGAGGTGCTCGCCGAGCTACGGGACAGCACCGGGGAGAGCACGCAGCTCTACGTCCGCCGGGGCGCCCAGCGCGTCTGCGTCGCGGCCTCCGAGCACGACAGCGGCCTACGGGACACGGTGCCGGTCGGCGCGATCCTGCCGATGACGGCCGGCTCGGGCGCCCAGGTCCTGCTCGCGTTCGCGGCTCCCGACGAGACCGCGCCCGGCGGTCGAGCCGGCGCCGGGATGCCCGGGCAGTCCGGCGTGCGCCCTCCCGCCGAGCGGGCCTTTGACGAGGATGTTCTGGCGCAGGTGAGGGCCAGAGGATGGGCGCAGAGCGCCGGCGAGCGGGAGGCGGGCCTCGCCTCGGTGTCGGCGCCGGTACGCGACGCGGCCGGCTGCGTGGTCGCCGCGCTGTCGATGTCTGGCCCCGACGGACGGCTCACCCGCTCCCCCGGCGAGCTTTTCGGCGTCACCGTCGCCACGGCCGCCGACCGGCTGTCGGCCATTGCCGGATACGCCGCGACGAACAACCCTCGCGCTACGGAAAGGGTCACCGGCGGCACATCTGCAACACCTGGGACTACCCCCGACGGACTATCGGCGGACGCGAAAGCGTAG
- the leuD gene encoding 3-isopropylmalate dehydratase small subunit yields MEAFTTHTGRAVPLRRSDVDTDQIIPSDWLKRIERTGFGAGLFSEWRRDPSFVLNAPAHAGATILLAGPNFGSGSSREHAVWALQDYGFRAVIAPKFADIFRGNSLGNGLLTVVLPVEDVETLLAAVEADPAVEITVDLGAREVRGAGLVAPFELDDFTRWRLMEGLDDVGLTLRHADLITTFEASRPSLLPTTAQPA; encoded by the coding sequence ATGGAGGCGTTCACCACGCACACCGGTCGGGCGGTGCCGCTGCGGCGCAGCGACGTCGACACCGACCAGATCATCCCCAGCGACTGGCTCAAGCGGATCGAGCGGACCGGCTTCGGCGCCGGGCTGTTCAGCGAGTGGCGCCGGGACCCGTCGTTCGTGCTGAACGCCCCGGCCCACGCCGGTGCCACGATCCTGCTGGCCGGCCCGAACTTCGGCTCGGGCTCGTCCCGGGAGCACGCCGTCTGGGCGCTGCAGGACTATGGCTTCCGGGCCGTCATCGCGCCGAAGTTCGCCGACATCTTCCGGGGCAACTCCCTCGGCAACGGCCTGCTGACGGTCGTCCTGCCGGTCGAGGACGTCGAGACGCTGCTGGCCGCCGTCGAGGCGGACCCGGCGGTCGAGATCACCGTCGACCTGGGTGCCCGTGAGGTGCGCGGCGCCGGCCTGGTCGCGCCGTTCGAGCTCGACGACTTCACCCGCTGGCGCCTGATGGAGGGCCTCGACGACGTCGGCCTCACCCTGCGGCACGCCGACCTGATCACCACCTTCGAGGCCAGCCGCCCGTCGCTCCTGCCGACGACGGCCCAGCCGGCCTGA
- a CDS encoding HU family DNA-binding protein — protein sequence MNKSQLVDRIAQQIEGGRSNATKAVDAVFHAIQEAVSAGEKVTITGFGVFERVERAERTGRNPATGEPVHVPASVVPKFRPGSEFKSSVSSNG from the coding sequence GTGAACAAGTCCCAATTGGTTGACCGCATTGCCCAGCAGATCGAGGGTGGACGGTCCAACGCGACCAAGGCCGTGGACGCGGTCTTCCACGCGATCCAGGAAGCCGTCTCCGCCGGCGAGAAGGTGACGATCACCGGTTTCGGCGTCTTCGAGCGCGTCGAGCGCGCCGAGCGGACCGGGCGCAACCCGGCGACGGGCGAGCCGGTGCACGTCCCCGCCTCCGTCGTCCCGAAGTTCCGCCCCGGCTCGGAGTTCAAGTCGAGCGTCTCCTCGAACGGCTAG
- a CDS encoding serine/threonine-protein kinase, whose amino-acid sequence MRTLGSRYVLHELLGQGTTGEVWRATRRDDNSDVAVKMLRPEFADDRVVVDRFLREWQILYDINSPELVRVLDLVNERDVLAIVMELVDGTDLREYLRQSAPLPVEQAVQIITHVLWALDTVHGAGVVHRDVKPENVLLDERSGNGPAVRLTDFGIARMVDTLSRGRAQPTGPIGTPLYMAPELGTGGQPTPSVDIYSAGIVLYEMLAGAPPFDEASPTDMLRAHLEQVPMPIKGVPRPVWDVLSSMLEKTPARRPPSAAEAARALESALARSGDLRQREPRDEDTWERASAKPRAKDGAPTDDTAVGTRAGAQPLAGVGAISTTKAANAGPGGGGYGPGGGYGPGGYDDWDDDAATGMVPIADQSGPQGGHWDDGAATRLGPAAGGPSGPRGGWDDDATRLGPTAGGPRGWEDEDDYDDPPTDGGPVRVPSRAGAVRSNRNTIISAIPANKQPAPAAGGRPPARDNRQRLRIAAGAGLVVALIAAAGGWALASSGSNSPSSSGINTALTNGSRGVTTNPTPYIDGSGNLVDPTATAAYTTLIGGKMVTVKPGPTQTTGQSPSDGSSTGNAPPATTTPATPSTATVPNVVGEDQNAANEAFADAGFTSTPSWTAKCADPSVSVGQVLSQSPAAGTKADKASAISGTTAGECPTVPNVVGMNPPAAKSALEGKGFQVYLGGPWDCSATGYNAVTSQSPTGGRQLKGSFVTIDYTCASPPPESPTAPSS is encoded by the coding sequence GTGCGCACACTCGGCTCGCGGTATGTCCTGCACGAGTTGCTCGGGCAGGGCACCACTGGCGAAGTGTGGCGGGCCACCCGCCGCGACGACAACTCTGACGTAGCGGTCAAGATGCTGCGCCCGGAGTTCGCCGACGACCGTGTCGTCGTCGACAGGTTCTTGCGTGAGTGGCAGATCCTCTACGACATCAACAGCCCGGAGCTGGTCCGCGTCCTCGACCTGGTCAACGAGCGCGACGTGCTCGCGATCGTGATGGAGCTCGTCGACGGCACCGACCTGCGCGAGTACCTGCGGCAGTCCGCGCCGCTGCCCGTCGAGCAGGCCGTACAGATCATCACCCATGTCCTGTGGGCGCTCGACACCGTGCACGGCGCGGGCGTCGTACACCGTGACGTCAAGCCGGAGAACGTCCTGCTTGACGAGCGCAGCGGCAACGGGCCCGCCGTCCGGCTGACCGACTTCGGCATCGCCCGGATGGTGGACACCCTCTCGCGTGGCCGGGCCCAGCCCACCGGGCCGATCGGCACGCCGCTCTACATGGCGCCCGAGCTCGGCACCGGTGGCCAGCCGACCCCGTCGGTGGACATCTACTCGGCCGGCATCGTCCTGTACGAGATGCTCGCCGGCGCGCCGCCGTTCGACGAGGCGAGCCCCACCGACATGCTGCGCGCTCACCTCGAGCAGGTGCCGATGCCCATCAAGGGCGTGCCCCGGCCCGTGTGGGACGTGCTGTCCTCGATGCTGGAGAAGACGCCCGCCCGCCGCCCGCCGAGCGCGGCCGAGGCGGCGCGCGCCCTGGAGAGCGCGCTGGCCCGGTCCGGTGACCTGCGCCAGCGCGAACCGCGCGACGAGGACACCTGGGAGCGCGCCAGCGCCAAGCCGCGGGCGAAGGACGGCGCCCCGACCGACGACACCGCCGTGGGAACCCGCGCCGGTGCCCAGCCCCTGGCCGGCGTCGGTGCCATCAGCACGACGAAGGCGGCCAACGCCGGCCCCGGCGGTGGTGGCTACGGCCCCGGCGGCGGCTACGGGCCGGGCGGCTATGACGACTGGGACGACGACGCCGCGACCGGCATGGTTCCCATCGCCGACCAGAGCGGTCCGCAGGGTGGTCACTGGGACGACGGCGCCGCCACCCGGCTCGGCCCGGCGGCCGGCGGCCCGAGTGGGCCTCGCGGCGGCTGGGACGACGACGCGACCCGGCTCGGCCCGACGGCCGGTGGCCCCCGCGGCTGGGAGGACGAGGACGACTACGACGACCCCCCGACCGACGGCGGGCCCGTCCGGGTCCCGAGCCGGGCCGGCGCGGTCCGGTCGAACCGCAACACGATCATCTCGGCGATCCCGGCCAACAAGCAGCCGGCGCCGGCCGCCGGCGGCCGGCCGCCCGCCCGCGACAACCGGCAGCGGCTGCGGATCGCCGCCGGCGCCGGCCTCGTCGTGGCCCTCATCGCCGCGGCCGGTGGCTGGGCTCTGGCCTCCTCCGGCAGCAACTCGCCGTCGTCCTCGGGCATCAACACCGCCCTGACCAACGGCTCCCGGGGTGTCACCACGAACCCCACGCCGTACATCGACGGCTCCGGCAACCTCGTCGACCCGACGGCGACCGCCGCGTACACGACGCTCATCGGCGGCAAGATGGTCACCGTCAAGCCCGGGCCGACCCAGACCACGGGCCAGAGCCCTTCCGACGGGAGCAGCACGGGCAACGCGCCGCCCGCCACGACGACGCCGGCCACGCCGTCCACCGCGACCGTTCCCAACGTCGTCGGTGAGGACCAGAACGCCGCGAACGAGGCCTTCGCCGACGCGGGGTTCACCAGCACGCCGTCATGGACCGCGAAGTGCGCGGACCCGAGCGTCTCGGTCGGCCAGGTGCTGAGCCAGAGCCCGGCGGCCGGCACCAAGGCGGACAAGGCGAGCGCGATCTCCGGCACGACCGCGGGCGAGTGCCCGACGGTGCCGAACGTGGTCGGCATGAACCCGCCCGCCGCAAAGTCGGCCTTGGAGGGCAAGGGCTTCCAGGTCTACCTCGGCGGCCCGTGGGACTGCAGCGCCACCGGCTACAACGCCGTCACCTCGCAGAGCCCGACCGGCGGCCGGCAGCTCAAGGGCAGCTTCGTCACCATCGACTACACCTGCGCCAGTCCGCCCCCGGAGTCCCCGACGGCGCCCAGCAGCTAA
- the leuC gene encoding 3-isopropylmalate dehydratase large subunit — translation MTLKGQGRTLAEKVWDAHVVRRADGEPDLLYIDLHLVHEVTSPQAFEALRLAGRSVRRPDLTIATEDHNVPTTDTLLPIADPVSRAQVEALRKNCADFGVRLHPMNDPGQGIVHVVGPQLGLTQPGMTVVCGDSHTATHGAFGALAFGIGTSQVEHVLATQTLPQARPKTMAITVDGALPDGVTAKDLILAVIAQIGTGGGQGYILEYRGEAVRALSMEGRMTVCNMSIEAGARAGMIAPDETTFEFLKGRPHAPAGHGRDTDWDAAVAYWRTLATDEDAVFDREVVIDAASLSPFVTWGTNPGQGSPLSAAVPDPASFADAGERAAAERALAYMGLTAGTPLRDVTVDTVFIGSCTNGRLSDLRAAADILRGRSVADGVRVLVVPGSMQVKADAEAEGLDEVFRAAGAEWRSAGCSMCLGMNPDTLKPGERSASTSNRNFEGRQGQGGRTHLVSPQVAAATALIGRLAAPADL, via the coding sequence ATGACCCTGAAAGGCCAGGGGCGCACACTCGCGGAGAAGGTGTGGGACGCGCATGTAGTGCGCCGTGCCGACGGCGAGCCGGATCTGCTCTACATCGACCTGCACCTGGTGCACGAGGTCACCTCGCCGCAGGCGTTCGAGGCGCTGCGGCTGGCCGGCCGGTCGGTACGCCGGCCGGACCTGACGATCGCGACCGAGGACCACAACGTCCCGACCACCGACACCCTGCTGCCGATCGCGGACCCGGTCTCGCGCGCTCAGGTCGAGGCGCTGCGCAAGAACTGCGCCGACTTCGGCGTCCGCCTGCACCCGATGAACGACCCGGGCCAGGGCATCGTGCACGTGGTCGGTCCGCAGCTGGGCCTGACCCAGCCGGGCATGACCGTCGTCTGCGGCGACAGCCACACGGCCACCCACGGTGCCTTCGGCGCACTGGCCTTCGGCATCGGCACCAGCCAGGTCGAGCACGTTCTGGCCACCCAGACCCTGCCGCAGGCCCGGCCGAAGACGATGGCGATCACCGTCGACGGCGCGCTGCCTGACGGCGTCACCGCCAAGGACCTGATCCTCGCGGTGATCGCCCAGATCGGCACCGGCGGCGGCCAGGGCTACATCCTGGAGTACCGGGGCGAGGCTGTCCGGGCGCTGTCGATGGAAGGCCGCATGACGGTCTGCAACATGTCCATCGAGGCGGGCGCCCGGGCCGGCATGATCGCGCCCGACGAGACCACGTTCGAGTTCCTGAAGGGCCGTCCGCACGCGCCGGCGGGGCACGGCCGAGACACAGACTGGGACGCGGCGGTCGCCTACTGGAGGACGCTGGCGACCGACGAGGACGCCGTCTTCGACCGCGAGGTGGTCATCGACGCGGCGAGCCTGAGCCCGTTCGTCACCTGGGGCACCAACCCGGGCCAGGGCTCCCCGCTGTCGGCCGCCGTGCCGGACCCGGCGTCGTTCGCCGACGCGGGCGAGCGCGCGGCCGCCGAACGGGCGCTGGCCTACATGGGCCTGACGGCCGGTACCCCGCTGCGCGACGTCACCGTCGACACGGTGTTCATCGGCTCCTGCACCAACGGCCGGCTGTCCGACCTGCGGGCCGCGGCCGACATCCTGCGCGGCCGGTCCGTGGCCGACGGGGTGCGGGTGCTCGTCGTGCCCGGGTCCATGCAGGTCAAGGCGGACGCCGAGGCCGAGGGCCTCGACGAGGTGTTCCGGGCCGCCGGGGCCGAGTGGCGCAGCGCCGGCTGCTCGATGTGCCTCGGGATGAACCCGGACACGCTCAAGCCGGGGGAGCGCAGCGCGTCCACGTCGAACCGCAACTTCGAGGGGCGCCAGGGCCAGGGCGGCCGTACCCACCTGGTCTCCCCGCAGGTCGCCGCCGCGACCGCGCTCATCGGCCGTCTCGCCGCGCCCGCGGACCTCTGA